A region of Arabidopsis thaliana chromosome 5, partial sequence DNA encodes the following proteins:
- the DiT1 gene encoding dicarboxylate transporter 1 (dicarboxylate transporter 1 (DiT1); FUNCTIONS IN: oxoglutarate:malate antiporter activity; INVOLVED IN: N-terminal protein myristoylation, malate transport, response to nematode; LOCATED IN: mitochondrion, chloroplast, plastid, membrane; EXPRESSED IN: 23 plant structures; EXPRESSED DURING: 13 growth stages; CONTAINS InterPro DOMAIN/s: Sodium/sulphate symporter (InterPro:IPR001898); BEST Arabidopsis thaliana protein match is: dicarboxylate transport 2.1 (TAIR:AT5G64290.1); Has 30201 Blast hits to 17322 proteins in 780 species: Archae - 12; Bacteria - 1396; Metazoa - 17338; Fungi - 3422; Plants - 5037; Viruses - 0; Other Eukaryotes - 2996 (source: NCBI BLink).) produces MASLALSGSCSLAFPLKSRSLSLPRPPSSSLNLTKPLRSLDSRFSLLKSPLPVSLRRRSSTLVKASSTVASASSSPTPPLVPAPVPWQGAAIKPLLASIATGLILWFVPVPEGVTRNAWQLLAIFLATIVGIITQPLPLGAVALMGLGASVLTKTLTFAAAFSAFGDPIPWLIALAFFFARGFIKTGLGNRVAYQFVRLFGSSSLGLGYSLVFSEALLAPAIPSVSARAGGIFLPLVKSLCVACGSNVGDGTEHRLGSWLMLTCFQTSVISSSMFLTAMAANPLSANLAFNTIKQTIGWTDWAKAAIVPGLVSLIVVPFLLYLIYPPTVKSSPDAPKLAQEKLDKMGPMSKNELIMAATLFLTVGLWIFGAKLGVDAVTAAILGLSVLLVTGVVTWKECLAESVAWDTLTWFAALIAMAGYLNKYGLIEWFSQTVVKFVGGLGLSWQLSFGILVLLYFYTHYFFASGAAHIGAMFTAFLSVSTALGTPPYFAALVLAFLSNLMGGLTHYGIGSAPIFYGANYVPLAKWWGYGFLISIVNILIWLGVGGAWWKFIGL; encoded by the exons ATGGCGTCTCTCGCTCTCTCCGGCTCCTGCTCTCTCGCTTTCCCTCTCAAAtctcgatctctctctctccctcgtcctccttcttcctctctcaaTTTGACGAAACCTCTCCGATCTCTCGATTCTCGCTTCTCCTTACTCAAATCTCCACTTCCCGTCTCTTTACGCCGGAGATCATCAACTCTCGTTAAAGCCTCTTCCACCGTCGCTTCAGCTTCCTCTTCTCCAACTCCTCCTTTGGTTCCAGCTCCGGTTCCATGGCAAGGAGCTGCCATTAAGCCTCTTCTCGCTTCGATCGCTACTGGTTTGATTCTATGGTTCGTTCCAGTCCCCGAAGGTGTCACTCGCAACGCGTGGCAATTACTCGCGATCTTCCTCGCCACCATCGTCGGGATCATCACTCAGCCGCTTCCTCTCGGTGCTGTTGCTCTAATGGGATTAGGAGCTTCCGTTCTCACCAAAACCCTAACGTTCGCCGCCGCGTTCTCCGCTTTCGGAGATCCAATCCCGTGGCTCATCGCTCttgccttcttcttcgctCGCGGTTTCATCAAAACCGGTCTCGGTAACCGTGTAGCTTACCAGTTCGTTAGACTCTTCGGTAGCTCCTCCCTTGGTCTCGGTTACAGTCTCGTCTTCAGTGAAGCTCTTTTAGCTCCGGCGATTCCTTCTGTCTCGGCTCGTGCCGGTGGAATCTTTCTCCCGTTGGTGAAATCTCTCTGTGTTGCTTGTGGGAGTAACGTTGGGGATGGAACAGAGCACCGTCTTGGCTCGTGGTTGATGCTTACTTGTTTCCAGACTTCTgtgatctcttcttctatgttCTTGACGGCTATGGCTGCGAATCCTTTGAGTGCTAATTTGGCGTTTAACACGATTAAGCAGACGATTGGATGGACTGATTGGGCTAAAGCTGCGATTGTACCAGGACTTGTGTCTTTGATTGTTGTTCCGTTTCTTTTGTATCTCATCTATCCTCCTACGGTGAAGAGCAGTCCTGATGCTCCTAAGCTGGCTCAGGAAAAGCTTGACAAGATGGGACCTATGTCTAAGAACGAATTGATTATGGCTGCCACTTTATTCCTCACG GTTGGTCTCTGGATCTTTGGAGCTAAGTTGGGTGTAGATGCTGTGACTGCAGCCATTCTTGGATTATCAGTCCTTCTTGTGACAGGTGTTGTGACATGGAAAGAGTGCTTAGCTGAGTCGGTCGCATGGGACACACTCACCTGGTTCGCTGCTCTCATTGCGATGGCTGGTTATCTTAACAAATATGGTCTCATTGAGTGGTTCAGCCAGACCGTAGTCAAG TTTGTGGGAGGATTGGGTTTGTCATGGCAGCTATCTTTTGGAATCCTCGTCCTCTTGTATTTCTACACTCACTACTTCTTTGCTAGTGGAGCTGCCCACATTGGTGCTATGTTCACTGCCTTTTTATCGGTTTCAACCGCTCTAGGCACTCCACCTTACTTTGCAGCCTTGGTTCTTGCGTTCCTTTCCAACCTGATGGGAGGATTGACCCATTATGGTATCGGGTCTGCGCCTATCTTCTACGGAGCTAACTACGTGCCGCTGGCTAAATGGTGGGGCTATGGATTCCTGATTTCAATAGTCAACATTCTCATCTGGCTTGGTGTAGGTGGTGCCTGGTGGAAGTTCATTGGCTTGTG
- the DiT1 gene encoding dicarboxylate transporter 1 (dicarboxylate transporter 1 (DiT1); FUNCTIONS IN: oxoglutarate:malate antiporter activity; INVOLVED IN: N-terminal protein myristoylation, malate transport, response to nematode; LOCATED IN: mitochondrion, chloroplast, plastid, membrane, chloroplast envelope; EXPRESSED IN: 24 plant structures; EXPRESSED DURING: 13 growth stages; CONTAINS InterPro DOMAIN/s: Sodium/sulphate symporter (InterPro:IPR001898); BEST Arabidopsis thaliana protein match is: dicarboxylate transport 2.1 (TAIR:AT5G64290.1); Has 6431 Blast hits to 6401 proteins in 1396 species: Archae - 84; Bacteria - 5538; Metazoa - 82; Fungi - 8; Plants - 142; Viruses - 1; Other Eukaryotes - 576 (source: NCBI BLink).) — MASLALSGSCSLAFPLKSRSLSLPRPPSSSLNLTKPLRSLDSRFSLLKSPLPVSLRRRSSTLVKASSTVASASSSPTPPLVPAPVPWQGAAIKPLLASIATGLILWFVPVPEGVTRNAWQLLAIFLATIVGIITQPLPLGAVALMGLGASVLTKTLTFAAAFSAFGDPIPWLIALAFFFARGFIKTGLGNRVAYQFVRLFGSSSLGLGYSLVFSEALLAPAIPSVSARAGGIFLPLVKSLCVACGSNVGDGTEHRLGSWLMLTCFQTSVISSSMFLTAMAANPLSANLAFNTIKQTIGWTDWAKAAIVPGLVSLIVVPFLLYLIYPPTVKSSPDAPKLAQEKLDKMGPMSKNELIMAATLFLTVGLWIFGAKLGVDAVTAAILGLSVLLVTGVVTWKECLAESVAWDTLTWFAALIAMAGYLNKYGLIEWFSQTVVKFVGGLGLSWQLSFGILVLLYFYTHYFFASGAAHIGAMFTAFLSVSTALGTPPYFAALVLAFLSNLMGGLTHYGIGSAPIFYGANYVPLAKWWGYGFLISIVNILIWLGVGGAWWKFIGLW, encoded by the exons ATGGCGTCTCTCGCTCTCTCCGGCTCCTGCTCTCTCGCTTTCCCTCTCAAAtctcgatctctctctctccctcgtcctccttcttcctctctcaaTTTGACGAAACCTCTCCGATCTCTCGATTCTCGCTTCTCCTTACTCAAATCTCCACTTCCCGTCTCTTTACGCCGGAGATCATCAACTCTCGTTAAAGCCTCTTCCACCGTCGCTTCAGCTTCCTCTTCTCCAACTCCTCCTTTGGTTCCAGCTCCGGTTCCATGGCAAGGAGCTGCCATTAAGCCTCTTCTCGCTTCGATCGCTACTGGTTTGATTCTATGGTTCGTTCCAGTCCCCGAAGGTGTCACTCGCAACGCGTGGCAATTACTCGCGATCTTCCTCGCCACCATCGTCGGGATCATCACTCAGCCGCTTCCTCTCGGTGCTGTTGCTCTAATGGGATTAGGAGCTTCCGTTCTCACCAAAACCCTAACGTTCGCCGCCGCGTTCTCCGCTTTCGGAGATCCAATCCCGTGGCTCATCGCTCttgccttcttcttcgctCGCGGTTTCATCAAAACCGGTCTCGGTAACCGTGTAGCTTACCAGTTCGTTAGACTCTTCGGTAGCTCCTCCCTTGGTCTCGGTTACAGTCTCGTCTTCAGTGAAGCTCTTTTAGCTCCGGCGATTCCTTCTGTCTCGGCTCGTGCCGGTGGAATCTTTCTCCCGTTGGTGAAATCTCTCTGTGTTGCTTGTGGGAGTAACGTTGGGGATGGAACAGAGCACCGTCTTGGCTCGTGGTTGATGCTTACTTGTTTCCAGACTTCTgtgatctcttcttctatgttCTTGACGGCTATGGCTGCGAATCCTTTGAGTGCTAATTTGGCGTTTAACACGATTAAGCAGACGATTGGATGGACTGATTGGGCTAAAGCTGCGATTGTACCAGGACTTGTGTCTTTGATTGTTGTTCCGTTTCTTTTGTATCTCATCTATCCTCCTACGGTGAAGAGCAGTCCTGATGCTCCTAAGCTGGCTCAGGAAAAGCTTGACAAGATGGGACCTATGTCTAAGAACGAATTGATTATGGCTGCCACTTTATTCCTCACG GTTGGTCTCTGGATCTTTGGAGCTAAGTTGGGTGTAGATGCTGTGACTGCAGCCATTCTTGGATTATCAGTCCTTCTTGTGACAGGTGTTGTGACATGGAAAGAGTGCTTAGCTGAGTCGGTCGCATGGGACACACTCACCTGGTTCGCTGCTCTCATTGCGATGGCTGGTTATCTTAACAAATATGGTCTCATTGAGTGGTTCAGCCAGACCGTAGTCAAG TTTGTGGGAGGATTGGGTTTGTCATGGCAGCTATCTTTTGGAATCCTCGTCCTCTTGTATTTCTACACTCACTACTTCTTTGCTAGTGGAGCTGCCCACATTGGTGCTATGTTCACTGCCTTTTTATCGGTTTCAACCGCTCTAGGCACTCCACCTTACTTTGCAGCCTTGGTTCTTGCGTTCCTTTCCAACCTGATGGGAGGATTGACCCATTATGGTATCGGGTCTGCGCCTATCTTCTACGGAGCTAACTACGTGCCGCTGGCTAAATGGTGGGGCTATGGATTCCTGATTTCAATAGTCAACATTCTCATCTGGCTTGGTGTAGGTGGTGCCTGGTGGAAGTTCATTGGCTTGTGGTGA